In a genomic window of Staphylococcus taiwanensis:
- a CDS encoding CamS family sex pheromone protein, translating to MKRTLFLVMMSFVLLAACGNHNSNKNEQSVNKQESKSDSNNVKSIATDKDVQGDNYRTILPFKESKARGVLQDNMANSYNGDDFESGLLNLSKDVFPTDKYLYQDGQYLDKDTINDYLNPKYSKEELDKMSEKEKESKKASENLGLNPSHNGVTDPEKIANQSPAYLSNILEQDFYDNSDNKGSNIKGMTIGLAMNSVYYYQKEKDGDTYSKNLDDKEIEKQGKAMASEILSRLRANDDLKDIPIQFAIYKQSDQDSITPGNFIANTTVDDDQTKINKWNNIDEVSALLPSSTTKKYNESLNNNFKQFNDNLQSYFTNFTQAVGKVKFENKKPTQLTIDLPIDYYGQAETIGITQYVTEQAEKYFNNIDSYEIRIKDGNNSRALISKTKDDKKPQVHIYNN from the coding sequence ATGAAACGGACCCTATTTTTAGTAATGATGTCGTTTGTGCTGTTAGCGGCATGTGGCAATCACAATAGTAATAAAAATGAGCAATCAGTCAATAAACAAGAATCTAAATCAGATTCTAATAATGTAAAATCTATTGCAACGGATAAAGACGTTCAAGGAGATAATTACCGCACGATCTTACCTTTTAAAGAAAGTAAAGCAAGAGGGGTTTTACAAGATAATATGGCCAATAGCTATAATGGTGATGATTTTGAGAGTGGGTTATTAAACTTAAGTAAAGATGTATTTCCAACAGATAAATATCTATACCAAGATGGCCAGTATTTAGACAAAGATACAATTAATGATTACCTGAACCCTAAATACTCTAAAGAAGAACTTGATAAAATGAGTGAAAAAGAAAAAGAATCTAAAAAGGCAAGTGAAAATTTAGGTTTAAATCCTTCTCATAATGGTGTAACTGATCCAGAAAAAATAGCAAATCAATCACCTGCATACTTATCAAATATTTTAGAACAAGATTTCTATGATAATAGTGATAATAAAGGTTCTAATATCAAAGGAATGACAATAGGTCTTGCAATGAATAGTGTTTACTATTATCAAAAAGAAAAAGACGGCGATACGTATAGTAAAAATCTTGATGATAAAGAAATTGAAAAACAAGGTAAGGCTATGGCATCTGAAATCTTATCAAGATTACGAGCAAATGATGATTTAAAAGATATTCCTATTCAATTTGCGATTTATAAACAATCAGATCAAGATTCTATTACACCAGGTAATTTTATTGCAAATACCACTGTAGATGATGATCAAACTAAAATTAATAAGTGGAATAACATAGATGAAGTATCTGCACTATTACCATCATCAACTACTAAGAAATACAATGAAAGTTTAAATAATAACTTTAAGCAGTTTAATGACAATTTACAATCATATTTTACTAACTTTACGCAAGCTGTGGGTAAAGTTAAGTTTGAAAATAAAAAGCCTACGCAATTAACGATTGATTTACCAATAGATTATTATGGCCAAGCGGAAACCATTGGAATTACGCAATACGTAACTGAACAAGCTGAGAAATACTTTAATAACATAGATAGTTATGAAATACGTATTAAAGATGGAAATAATTCACGTGCACTTATAAGCAAAACCAAAGACGATAAAAAACCTCAAGTTCACATCTATAATAATTGA
- the putP gene encoding sodium/proline symporter PutP: MFILGASLPSQVNTNWQTYIMIAIYFIILLIIGYYGYKQATGNLSEYMLGGRSIGPYITALSAGASDMSGWMIMGLPGSVYSTGLSAIWITIGLTLGAYVNYLVVAPRLRVYTEVAGDAITLPDFFKNRLNDKENIIKIISGLIIVVFFTLYTHSGFVSGGKLFESAFGLNYHFGLILVAVIVIAYTFFGGYLAVSITDFFQGVIMLIAMVMVPIVAMMQLNGWDTFSRVAEMKPTNMDLFRGTTFLGIISLFAWGLGYFGQPHIIVRFMSIKSHKLLPKARRLGISWMTVGLLGAVGVGLTGIAFIPDNHIKMNDPETLFIIMSQILFHPLVGGFLLAAILAAIMSTISSQLLVTSSSLTEDFYKLFRGEERAKTHQKEFVLVGRLSVLVVAIVAIAIAWSPNDTILNLVGNAWAGFGASFSPLVLFSLYWKKLTRAGAISGMISGALVVIIWIAWIKPLASVNEIFGMYEIIPGFLVSVIVTYVVSLLTQQPGDFVDKDIEKVKAIVREK; the protein is encoded by the coding sequence ATGTTTATTTTGGGAGCAAGTTTACCTAGCCAAGTAAATACAAATTGGCAAACATACATAATGATTGCGATTTATTTCATTATATTACTTATTATTGGTTACTATGGTTATAAACAAGCTACAGGAAACTTAAGTGAGTATATGTTAGGTGGGAGAAGTATCGGTCCTTATATCACAGCTTTATCAGCTGGTGCATCAGATATGAGTGGATGGATGATTATGGGACTTCCTGGATCAGTTTATAGCACGGGTTTATCTGCGATTTGGATCACTATAGGTTTAACACTTGGCGCGTATGTTAACTATCTTGTTGTAGCTCCAAGATTAAGAGTCTACACAGAAGTAGCTGGTGATGCAATTACTTTACCTGACTTCTTTAAAAATAGGCTTAATGATAAAGAAAATATTATTAAAATTATATCTGGATTAATTATTGTTGTTTTCTTTACATTATATACACATTCTGGATTTGTTTCAGGTGGTAAGTTATTTGAAAGTGCTTTTGGTCTCAATTATCATTTTGGCCTTATTTTAGTCGCAGTTATCGTGATTGCATATACATTTTTCGGTGGGTATTTAGCAGTATCTATAACAGATTTCTTTCAAGGTGTCATAATGTTAATCGCAATGGTCATGGTGCCTATCGTTGCAATGATGCAACTAAATGGCTGGGACACGTTTTCTCGAGTTGCTGAAATGAAACCAACCAATATGGATTTATTCCGGGGTACAACTTTTCTAGGAATAATTTCATTGTTTGCATGGGGATTAGGATATTTCGGGCAGCCACATATTATCGTCAGATTCATGTCTATAAAATCTCACAAATTATTACCTAAAGCACGTCGTTTAGGTATCAGTTGGATGACTGTAGGCTTGTTAGGGGCAGTTGGTGTAGGTTTAACTGGTATAGCCTTTATTCCTGATAATCATATAAAAATGAACGATCCTGAAACACTCTTTATCATCATGAGTCAAATACTCTTCCATCCTTTAGTCGGTGGTTTCTTATTAGCCGCAATTCTTGCTGCGATTATGAGTACTATTTCATCACAATTGTTAGTAACATCTAGTTCACTAACGGAAGATTTCTATAAATTATTCCGAGGTGAAGAACGTGCCAAAACACATCAGAAAGAATTTGTATTAGTAGGTCGTCTTTCAGTTTTAGTTGTTGCAATCGTAGCTATAGCTATCGCTTGGTCGCCTAATGATACTATTTTAAACTTAGTTGGTAATGCTTGGGCAGGTTTCGGTGCTTCATTCAGTCCATTAGTACTCTTCTCATTATATTGGAAGAAACTTACACGTGCAGGTGCTATTAGTGGTATGATTTCAGGTGCTTTAGTAGTCATTATCTGGATTGCTTGGATTAAGCCTTTAGCAAGTGTAAATGAAATTTTTGGAATGTATGAAATCATTCCTGGTTTCTTAGTGAGCGTAATCGTTACCTACGTTGTGAGTTTATTAACCCAACAACCTGGAGATTTTGTTGATAAAGATATCGAAAAAGTTAAAGCGATTGTTCGAGAAAAATAA
- the gatC gene encoding Asp-tRNA(Asn)/Glu-tRNA(Gln) amidotransferase subunit GatC, whose amino-acid sequence MTKVTLEEVEHIAHLARLQISEEETEEMANTLESILDFAKQNDTADTDGVEPTYHVLDLQNVLREDKAIEGIPQELALKNAKETESGQFKVPAIMNEEDA is encoded by the coding sequence ATGACTAAAGTTACACTGGAAGAAGTTGAACATATAGCACATTTAGCAAGACTTCAAATTTCTGAAGAAGAAACAGAAGAAATGGCTAATACGCTTGAAAGTATTTTAGATTTTGCTAAACAAAATGATACAGCTGATACGGATGGTGTAGAACCTACTTATCATGTATTAGATTTACAAAACGTTTTACGTGAAGACAAAGCAATCGAGGGCATTCCTCAAGAACTTGCATTAAAAAATGCTAAAGAAACAGAAAGTGGTCAATTTAAAGTACCAGCTATCATGAATGAGGAGGACGCTTAA
- the gatA gene encoding Asp-tRNA(Asn)/Glu-tRNA(Gln) amidotransferase subunit GatA, with amino-acid sequence MSIRYESVEKLSEMIKNNEIKPSEVVKDIYDAIEETDPTVKSFLALDKENALKKAEELDDLQAKGQMDGKLFGIPMGIKDNIITKDVETTCASKMLEGFVPIYDSTVMNKLHNENAILIGKLNMDEFAMGGSTETSYFKKTVNPFDHTAVPGGSSGGSAAAVAAGLVPFSLGSDTGGSIRQPTAYCGVVGMKPTYGRVSRFGLVAFASSLDQIGPITRNVKDNALVLEAISGVDEHDSTSAPVDDIDFTSEIGKDIKGLKVALPKEYLGEGVSEDVKNAVKNAVETLKTLGAEVEEVSLPNTKYGIPSYYVIASSEASANLARFDGIRYGYHSKEAQSLEELYKMSRSEGFGDEVKRRIFLGTFALSSGYYDAYYKKSQKVRTLIKNDFDKVFENYDVVVGPTAPTTAFNIGEEIDDPLTMYANDLLTTPVNLAGLPGISVPCGQSNGRPIGLQFIGKPFDEKTLYRVAYQYETQFNLHDVYENL; translated from the coding sequence ATGAGTATTCGCTATGAATCTGTGGAAAAATTATCAGAAATGATTAAAAACAATGAGATTAAGCCTTCTGAAGTCGTAAAAGATATTTATGATGCTATAGAAGAAACTGATCCAACAGTAAAATCATTCTTAGCTTTAGATAAAGAAAATGCATTAAAAAAAGCTGAAGAATTAGATGACCTGCAAGCGAAAGGCCAAATGGATGGAAAATTATTTGGTATTCCAATGGGAATAAAAGATAACATTATTACTAAAGATGTCGAAACTACTTGTGCTAGTAAAATGTTAGAAGGTTTTGTGCCAATTTATGACTCAACTGTAATGAATAAATTGCATAATGAAAATGCTATTTTAATTGGTAAATTAAACATGGATGAATTCGCAATGGGTGGTTCTACTGAAACATCATACTTCAAAAAAACAGTTAACCCATTTGACCATACAGCAGTACCAGGTGGTTCATCAGGTGGTTCAGCAGCCGCAGTTGCAGCTGGATTAGTACCTTTCAGTTTAGGTTCTGATACTGGTGGTTCTATTAGACAACCAACAGCTTATTGTGGTGTAGTGGGCATGAAACCAACGTATGGACGTGTCTCTCGTTTCGGTTTAGTAGCATTTGCATCATCTTTAGACCAAATTGGACCAATCACACGTAATGTTAAAGATAATGCATTAGTTTTAGAAGCAATTTCTGGTGTAGATGAACATGATTCTACAAGTGCACCAGTCGACGACATCGATTTCACTTCTGAAATTGGTAAAGATATTAAAGGTCTTAAAGTTGCACTACCAAAAGAGTATTTAGGTGAAGGTGTAAGTGAAGATGTTAAAAATGCAGTTAAAAATGCTGTAGAAACGCTTAAAACACTTGGTGCTGAAGTTGAAGAGGTATCATTACCTAATACAAAATATGGCATTCCTTCATACTATGTTATTGCATCTTCTGAAGCATCAGCGAACTTGGCTCGTTTTGATGGTATTCGCTATGGTTACCACTCTAAAGAAGCGCAATCATTAGAAGAATTATATAAAATGTCAAGATCAGAAGGATTTGGAGATGAAGTTAAACGTCGTATTTTCTTAGGAACGTTTGCTTTAAGTTCTGGTTATTATGATGCATACTATAAAAAATCACAAAAAGTTAGAACATTAATTAAAAATGATTTCGACAAAGTATTTGAAAATTATGATGTTGTAGTAGGACCTACAGCACCAACTACTGCTTTCAATATCGGTGAAGAAATTGATGATCCATTGACTATGTATGCAAATGACTTATTGACTACACCTGTAAACTTAGCAGGTCTACCAGGTATTTCTGTTCCTTGTGGACAATCAAATGGAAGACCAATTGGCTTACAATTTATCGGTAAACCTTTTGATGAAAAAACGTTATATCGTGTTGCATACCAATATGAAACACAATTCAACTTACATGACGTATATGAAAATTTATAA
- the gatB gene encoding Asp-tRNA(Asn)/Glu-tRNA(Gln) amidotransferase subunit GatB, whose protein sequence is MHFETVIGLEVHVELKTDSKMFSPSPVHFGAEPNSNTNVIDLAYPGVLPVVNRRAVDWAMRASMALNMEIATNSKFDRKNYFYPDNPKAYQISQFDQPIGENGYIDIEVDGETKRIGITRLHMEEDAGKSTHKDGYSLVDLNRQGTPLIEIVSEPDIRSPKEAYAYLEKLRSIIQYTGVSDCKMEEGSLRCDANISLRPYGQDEFGTKTELKNLNSFNYVRKGLEYEEKRQEEELLNGGTIGQETRRFDESTGKTILMRVKEGSDDYRYFPEPDIVPLYVDDEWKERVRQTIPELPDERKAKYVNELGLPEYDAHVLTLTKEMSDFFEGAIEQGADVKLTSNWLMGGVNEYLNKNQIDLEDTKLTPENLAGMIKLIEDGTMSSKIAKKVFPELAENGGDAKQIMEDKGLVQISDEATLTQFVTEALDNNPQSVEDYKNGKGKAMGFLVGQIMKASKGQANPQKVNQILKQELDKR, encoded by the coding sequence ATGCATTTTGAAACAGTTATCGGACTTGAAGTTCATGTTGAGTTAAAAACAGACTCAAAAATGTTCTCTCCATCACCAGTACATTTTGGAGCTGAACCAAACTCAAATACCAATGTGATTGATTTAGCATATCCTGGTGTTTTACCGGTTGTTAATAGACGTGCTGTAGATTGGGCAATGCGTGCATCAATGGCACTTAATATGGAAATTGCTACTAATTCTAAATTTGACCGTAAAAACTATTTTTATCCAGATAATCCTAAAGCATATCAAATTTCACAATTTGACCAACCAATTGGAGAAAATGGTTATATCGATATAGAAGTTGACGGAGAAACTAAACGTATTGGTATTACCCGTCTCCACATGGAAGAAGATGCTGGTAAATCAACACATAAAGACGGCTATTCATTAGTTGATTTAAACAGACAAGGTACACCTTTAATTGAGATTGTATCTGAACCGGATATTCGTTCACCAAAAGAAGCATATGCATATTTAGAAAAATTACGTTCAATCATTCAATATACTGGCGTATCTGACTGTAAAATGGAAGAAGGATCACTTCGTTGTGATGCCAATATCTCATTACGTCCATACGGCCAAGATGAATTTGGTACAAAAACAGAATTAAAAAACCTTAACTCATTTAACTATGTTAGAAAAGGTTTAGAATATGAAGAAAAACGTCAAGAAGAAGAATTATTAAATGGTGGAACGATTGGACAAGAAACACGTCGTTTCGACGAATCAACAGGTAAAACAATTCTTATGCGTGTAAAAGAAGGCTCTGATGATTATCGTTACTTCCCAGAACCGGATATTGTTCCTTTATATGTTGATGACGAATGGAAAGAACGCGTTCGTCAAACTATTCCAGAACTACCTGATGAACGTAAAGCGAAATACGTTAATGAATTAGGTTTACCTGAGTATGATGCACACGTTTTAACACTTACTAAAGAGATGTCAGATTTCTTCGAAGGCGCAATTGAACAAGGTGCAGACGTTAAATTAACTTCAAACTGGTTAATGGGTGGCGTAAATGAGTATCTGAATAAAAATCAAATCGATTTAGAAGATACGAAATTAACACCAGAAAATCTTGCAGGTATGATTAAACTGATTGAAGACGGTACGATGAGTAGTAAGATTGCTAAAAAAGTCTTCCCTGAGCTAGCTGAAAATGGTGGCGACGCTAAACAAATTATGGAAGATAAAGGTTTAGTTCAAATTTCAGATGAAGCAACATTAACTCAATTTGTTACTGAAGCATTAGATAATAATCCTCAATCAGTTGAAGACTACAAAAATGGTAAAGGAAAAGCGATGGGCTTCTTAGTTGGACAAATAATGAAAGCATCTAAAGGTCAAGCTAATCCTCAAAAAGTAAATCAAATATTGAAACAAGAATTAGACAAAAGATAA